The following nucleotide sequence is from Ochotona princeps isolate mOchPri1 chromosome 24, mOchPri1.hap1, whole genome shotgun sequence.
GTCCCCAGTCTTCCCCTTGATCTATGACCGTGACCCTGCACAGCAAACACCTGTGTGTTTCTATGCCTTCCTGTTCCCCAGGAGCTGGCCATGCCCGGGGAAGACCTGAAGCTCAGCTTGATCTTACGGCAGCCAATGATCTTAGAGAAAGGCCAGCGCTTCACCCTGCGAGATGGCAACCGGACCATCGGCACGGGCCTGGTCACAGACACACCGGCCATGACCGAGGAGGACAAGAACCTCAAGTGGAGTTGAGTCTGTGGACTGCGCAGGTGCTCGTGTTGAGGGCTGCCCTGGCCAGTGTCCCCTTCTGCTTCTGGtgccccatgtgggcacaggctgTGACCCAGCTGAGCACAGCCATGGACACTTACCCAGAGGGCGGGCCTGCCAGTTGAGGTGGGCCAATAAACTGTTCTGTGAATAGTAAGCTGGCCTGTGTCTGTCCTATGGAGGTTGAGGGAGAGTGCCAAAGGGAGCCGAGTCCCTGGGCAGGGGCAGTGCCATTGCACCTGAATTCTTGCCAAGCATTGAGACCATCTCCTGGGCAGCTCCTTatgcagtgagctaagctgccaatTGCAGCACTGGGGCATCCCATACCAGGGCACTAGTTctcatcctggctcctccacttccaaaaaCCAGTGGACAGCGGCCTGATTACTTGAGTTGGCTTTAgcccatcccagccctggctagggagtgaatcagtagatggaagatcttcatgttACTCTCAGATCCTTAATAAAGCCATGATCACTGCTCTGATAACTTGAGATGGCCTGGCAACATGCCACAGTGGAGGAAATGATTGAGTTCATCAAGGAACCAGTTGGGTCTCCACTCAGGTGCCAAGCCATCTCGTGTATAGCTGACTAGGTTAGCTCCCCACTGAGCTGTGATGTGGGGGCTGGGCTGTGTTCACTGCCTGCCCCTGAAGCACCCAGCACATATGCAGTCAGTACTCACTGAATACTGCAAGTCACATCATTCTTTATGCTCCAGATGGGTCACTACTGCTGTCACCAGTTCTAAGAACAGGTGTCGGAGGCTGAAGAATGGGCCGTCCAATATTggttacacacatacatacgtacaagGAATACAGTTTTGTCTTTACAAGGTGGATACTGATgccacacagcacagccaggTGGTGGGTGAGCATCAGTCCTAGCTATACTGGGCAATTCCTGACCAGAGTAAAGCTTCCTCTACAACTTTCTCTGGGTTGGTGTTGTAGCAGAAGCAGGAAAAGCTGCAGCCTGCCTTCaggggttcatgtcctggcaaccGCAGCTGGGCAGGGAGCTAACTAGTGATGGGGAGATTTCGCAACACTTTAGACAGATCTCCTGGTCTGCGCTGATAGTAAAGGTAGATAGCAAATCTACAGGCTCCCCCGACACTGAGAGGAGCACTCAGCCAGTCGCAGTCAACTCACAGCTAGCACTTCGAGGCTGCCTGCAGGCTTCTTCTGGCCGTTTCCCAGCCCAAAACATTGCCATCCCTGCCTACAGCATCCATTCTggctccacacacccttcccctcccccacactggcAGTGTCTGCCTGACTGCCCACTTTGGTGCCATACAGACATCGGTGCCATTCTCCCAAACTGTTAAGTCCCCATTTAGAAGTGTTTCCTGGCTTCTTAATTCTCTGCTCTCTCCCATGATCACCCTAAGCTGTGCATCAAGACCAGCCTTCAGTGCTGAGGCAGATACCGCTCAACTCCCAAGTTGGGTCCTGCAGTAAGGGCGCCCCTTGAGGCAACAGGACCCCTTGTCATAACACTCCGTCAGGAGACCCCCCTACCCTTTCGCATTAAGACGAACTGACCTGTTTTTACAGGAAAGATGATGAGATAAATAGCATATACTGAGACACAACTGTAACCTCTCTATAGGAAGTCACAGGCAGGTTCAgttagtttaaaattttattttttaatttttttttaatatttttatgtaataaaaagtaaaagtcCTTGTCCAACCATCCTTGTGGGGcatctgtctgtatgtctctcacgcAGATCACTCAAGTTAATGGGGAAGAAAGAACTGGGGGCCCAAGTCTGAGGttataaataatagaaaataaaagatcttccgtctccaGCGGGGGACTAGATGAGAGGATGGGAGGGCAAGGTAGGGTGGGgatgggcagggcagagcagagcaggaaccccccaccccagccctgttcAGGCCCCTCCCAGTCAAGGTGCTTGGCAGGAATTCCCCAGCTCCCCCAGGGGACAGGGGGCTGGGGGGGCTGGGACTGGTCCgagctgtggggagggggagggggaaagagacaTAGATCACTCTTCCCTCCACTCATGGAGGTCTCAGGTCGCGGCCAGGACAATCTTCAGTTCCCCGGGGGGtggaaggggagctgctgggagggATGAGATTGAACTGGTTggaggggaaagagaagagagcagGAGCATTAGAACCCAAGCAGCTGTCCCTTCATCCAATGCGTCCGGTGGGGGTGTGCGGGGTGTTTGGGCAGGAGCGGCCTCCTCAAGGTGTCTCATGGGCTGTCAGCAGCACAGGTCAATCGCTGTTGCCCAGTAAGCCAGAGCCCTCGCTCAGCCCCCCGCACCCGAGGCTGGCCCTGTCTGCTGCGCTGACCTTACCTCGCTAAGTCAGGAGACAGTCGGGGTCACTGagagctggggaggcagtggggaggggggctGCTGGATCACAACTGAGCGAGGACGGAGGGAAGCaaaggacagagccaggagcaagcCCCTGGCGGCGGCGACTGTGGCTTCTGCCCACCCTACATACTTCACAGACAGGTGCAGGTCGGCGGGCGCCCTGTGGGACAGCCCTGCCTCCAAGACCCCTCACTCCCCACCCAGAACCCGTGCATCCTGCCCCACCTGCAGCCCCTCAGCTCTTCCATGCCAAATTCCCCCAGCTAACGAGAACTCACGAATCCTGTCATCGGCTCCTCCTGGAAATCCAGGCGCCTGGCCAGGCTGCTCACCTTGGGGGTGTCCGATGTAGGGGTAGGGTGAGGGTGTGGAAGCTGAGAGTGCAGGCACCCCACTCTGGGGCACTGCGCCTTGGGGGGGCCCCCCATGGCTCTGGGGTGGGTGCAGCAGCATCACCTGGGGCGGGTGGGGAGCCCCAGGGTGAGGGGGCGGGGCTGCTGTGATTCCAGTTTGGACATGGGCCTGTGGGGAACAAAAAGGAGTTGCGAGTACCACAGCAGCAGGGGGTGCGGACAGGCTCTCAGGAACCCAGTGCCGGGGGCACTGCTGCTGCCAGGGTGGCACCAGGGACCGAGGACAAGTGGGTGTCCTCAGGACTCCAAGCAGGGTTCCCCTGTGGACTCTTACCTGGGTAACATGGGCCATGTTGGTGAAGCCGTGGGGCAGCTGCTGGTGGGGATGGATGGCGTACACAGCGGCTGGCTGGGGGAAGCTGCTCTGAGGGGACTGGGCAGACGGGCCCGGGGGCAGAGAGGGTGGCGTGCCTGTCAGGGCCCCTGGGTGGTACAGGTTCTGCTGAGGCTGTCCACTGCCCAGGTGTGGGGCCTGCCCCGCCTGATGCTGCTGGGGAAAGGAAGGGTAAGTGCCAACCACATCTCAGAACTCAGGTCAGCTGTCCTCAGTGGGACAGACAATAACCCCTCCTCTAGCCCTCCTCCTCATCACCCACTCTTGCCCCAGCCAGGAGACTCCCCATGGCAGGCACCTGAACAGGACTGGGGGCCGCATGCTGTGACTGCGGCTGGCTCCCGGTAGGCGTGGTTGCCGGCTGTGGTTGGTGGGCGTGGAGCTGCGTGGCATGGTGCGGGTAGGACTGGTGAACAGTGGCTGGAGCGGGAAGAAGGGCAAATCCATCCTGAGCCCGCTAGAAGGGGCCGAAGGACATGGTCCAGAGCAGGGGAGCAGGCACAGCAGAACTCACCATAAAGGGCTTGGGGGGTGGGCTGCTCTGCAGAAGGGTACTGAGGGGTAGAGGATGACACAATGGCCTGGGGATGGCTACCCGACGTCAGCATGCGTGGATTGCTTTGAAGCATGGGGGCAAACACGGGCTAGGGGAATAAAGAAGGGGTCAGCCAAGCAGGCTGGGGAGGCATGTCTTCCTAACTGGGCCATGTGGGCATAACACTGTCTGGGGTCGGGCCACGTGACCTTATTTACTGAACGCTCATACTACACCCCAACAAGCAGATTCCACCCAAGCTAAACTGCACAGAAAAGCCAAGGCTCAGGTGCCCAGCGCTTCAACCTGGGCCCCACAGAGCCAAGAGGTCAGCCCAAATCCACCAGTACAATTCCCTTCCCAGCCAGCACTCCAACACTGCGCGCCTCCCTGCCAAGCTCTGAagtcctgggggtggggatggagcttcctctgggcctgcaGTCACCTGTGAGGGATAGTGAGCCATGGGTTGCATCATAGCAGGCTGGCCTGGGAACTGCTGGGGGTTGTAGGGGATGTAGGAAGAATACGGTGTGGCAGCCACCAGAGGtgggcctgcagcagcagcagcctgcatCATGGGAGGGGCTGAGGCTGGCTGGTGTTGGTCCGAGCGCTGTGGGGGCAGAGAGCCTGGAGGGGAACAATAAATGTGCACAGCTCAAGCTCCACCTGCCAGGGGGCACAATGCAGCACCCCAATGACCTTTGCAGCCCTGGCTCACCTTTGGCTCCCCGGTACTTGCCCTGCTGTCCAGGCACTGAATTAGACACAGGATATGGATACATCTGGGGTGCCTAAGGATGCAAGGAGAGGCGGACCAATGACACGCATGCAAAAGCCCAACAGGCCTGACCTGGTCCATCAGCCAGGTCAGCCAAACCCTCCACCTCCGCCCCAAGGTGCCATCGTCTCCTGCCTGCACAGCTGGTCCCATGTGAATCTGAGGTATGTAGGAGATGTACTGGGGGCTGTAGAGCCCACTCTGGCCTGCTGTCAGCACCGGGATGGAGGGAGTTGAGTGAGTTCGGGGCCCCGGAGAAGTCGGGGTACTGGTGGATTTGTTCTGTAGGAGACAAGGGAGAAAGTTTTAtttctgccccacccccaactACACAGATAGTACTCGCAAGACTGCTCTGAGCCAAACACAGCCAGTACTTTTTCCTGGTTAAGTGTCACATCAAACCCTGACATAAGTCTTAAACTACAGGTGAGAAAGAAGAAGCAGAGGTCCAGTGGCTTATCCAGCACCACATGCTTCTTAAACAGCACGTTTCCTTGCCCATGCACGGCCCCGGGGGCCAGGAGTTCTCCACAGTacctcccaccccccacacagAAAACCAACTCTCCCCCTCTCACCACAGATAGCAGAGGTTTTGTAGGATTGAACTCCTTGGCATTGGGGTTCAACGTTGATTTCTTTACTTGTCTATGAGAGAGCAAGGTAAATCTTGTGGCTTGTCCCCTTATCACCCAACACCCGTGTCCCCAGGGCTGCTCCCACTTACTCGGCAACGGGGCCCTCATCCTTGTCGTCTCCCTTCAGGAGGCCCACAGGGGGGCTGCCAGTTTGGCTTGGGCAGGACGGCTGGGGCTGCTCCGGCCCCTCAGTGCCCCCTGCCGCTGCCAGGGATGCTTTATCCTCTTTATCCAACGCAGCCTCCGTCTTGGAGGAGACCGGAGAACCCAGGGGCTCGGAGGCCAACAGACCGTCtacttccttctccttccctttgGCCTCCTCCTTTAAGATCCGAGGGGGAAAGGCATCCAGGCTGGTATCAGGGGAGCTGCTGGACTGAAGCTGGAAGGAGATGAGCATGTGCAACGATGTCAGGACTCCAGAGCTGTCTGGCACCCCCGCTCAAGGCTCAGCAACTCTACCTCACCTACTTGTTTCAAAGaagttatattcatttatttgaaggagaaaaaaacagattAGAGAGATctcaatcttccacctgttggttcaccaCACAAAAGCCTGCAAAgggcagggctggtccaggttgaagctaggagcccaaactcaatccaggtctcccaggtggctggcagggaccccaacacctaagccatcacctgcaacctCCCAGtgtgcgttagcagaaagctggagtgaaAGCGCAGGAACCAAGACGAACCAGCACTCCCTcaacttaactgctgcaccaagcaTCCACGCCCTAGTACTCATGTACACACCCCCCCATAATCTGCTAACAAGCCcagttttctccttttctcaCCTTAAACTGGGCCCCAAACTTCCTCAGTTCTTCCAGTTGAAACCGCTTTTGTTCATTCTGAAGTCCAGGGACtatgagaaaacagcaaagaagGTAAAACAAGAAATAGTTGACAGCAGTTCTTGAGAATCCCAAGAAAGCAAACAGCAAGCAGCACTGCCTGCTTCTGAATCCCAAACATCTTCCCAACCGAACTGCACTTCCAAAGCAAAGAGGCATTGGGCTCTGACAGCAGACACACCCACCTTTCCCAGTTATTCGGGCCAGTTCCTGGGGCTCCAGAGCTCTGCCAGGTTCCTTGGTTGGCAGTTCTTTGACTGAGTAAGGAGAGAGAAGCTGGGTCATGTCTGCAATTACACTACGCATGCTTGCAGCTCCCTAGCTCCCGGCCCTTACCATCGGTAGGAGCCAGGGAGATCTTTGGAGAAGCTGGGGAGACGGAGCCCACTGTAGGATCTGTGACTGATGACGTCACAGGGATGGAGGCTGAAGAGGCTGCCACTGCTGAACCGATGGGCGGCTCCGGACAGGACGCAGAGATGGGGGCAGGTGCAGCAGACTTGGGAGAACGTGGCGGGTACATCCGGCCCACTGGAAGAAAAGGGGGAGCTGCACAATGGTTACTGCTGGTCAGTAACCAGTGAACAATGAGTACAGGGTTGCTGTTGGGGCAtaggttaagcctcagcctgtagtgccagcattgcaTTTGAGCACCAATTTGGGTCctgtatgctccacttcccatccagctccttgctaatgctcctgggaaagcaccagaggatggcccaggtacttgggccctgtgcccatgtgggagacaagcagCTCCAAGCTGTCAGCTCAGGGACAGCCCAGCTTTAGCCAtttgtctctgtaaattctgagtttcaaaacaaaacaaaaatgaagtagggctggtgccatggcacatTAGGTTAAGCTTcaacttgtggtgccagcatcccatacaggcaccagtttgagtcctgttatggtccacttccagtctagctctctgcacccatgcaggagacccagaagctgctcctggcttcaaatagttcagctctggatgttgtagccatttgggggactgaaccagcagatggaagaccttctttcaGAAAAAGCCATCAGTCTAAGATTACCATTAACACTGTGTGAATTCACCCAATTACTACTCCCAAGGCAGTAACCCAAGCGAAGGGCCTTTGGACTCCGTGAACCACTGCAACGTTTCAGACATCAGTGGCTACAGACTAACCAACTAGAGACCCAGAGTAAAGCAAGCTTGGTGTTGGCAGAACTTCTGATCTTTTAACCTCCGACCTCTCTTGTTTTAAAATGCTGTCAACTAGGGCCGATgccatggcatagtggctaaagctgCCGCGTACACTACTGGCACCCCCACGACCGCCAGCTAGAGGCCCAAGTGCTTCtgtgcctgcacccacgtgggagactcagaggaaagtcctgtttttgtcctggctcaatcctggctgtGGTAGCCAACCAGGAGGTGGAAGGTCTTTCAAACAACTAAAATGTTGGCAACAACTTCAAATCTAAACAAGACATCTGTCAGTCAGATACATCATAACTTGCTACACTAGGATTTCAGCCCTGAGAACACTGAGCAATTATAGTCCAAAAAAGGACAAGCTCCAGGCCTTTAAACCCTACGCCAGGAAGCCAGGCGTCTCCTGGGCAGCACAACAGACACACTTGCACTGTGCAGGCTTACCTgtagggggagagggaagggacgCCTCTCCAGAAGGCCTGCTGCTGGGTGAAGACAAAGTCTTGGCGCCTCTCAGAGGCCTCTGGGCCTTAGGGGACATGCGGGAAGGGCctgtatacatatttttaaatgaaaaaattcagTAAGAAGCAGAGCCCCAGCTAATGCATTACCAACAATGCACCCCCAAAATCTTATTCATTACCATCCCTGCCCTCACCAGTTGGCTCCCTAACTTACCTCCATTGATACCACGTGCCTCAGCACCTGGGCCAGGGCTGCTACTGTCAAGATGGTGAGGGCCACGAGGTGGCAAGGAGCTAAGGCCAGGCCGGCCACCCCGAGAACTGCTACAGCGAACTCCTCCCCGGGGACCTTCCCGAACGCGTTGAGGCAGAGGGATATACTTCCCCTCCCTGGGGAAAGAGCTCAAGTAAGGCTGGACAGCCACAACAAGGATTCTGGAAACGCAAAGCCTGTCTTCTCAAGGTCTCCTTGTTCTCGCCAAATGCCTGGCTCTAGCTTCCTTCACTGTCCCTCCCACCTGAATGCCTATCTCAGCTAAAAGTTCTGTTGGCTTACAGCTTCTACCCTACCCCACCCTTGATCCAACCAAGCTGGCCAGTACAGCACAATGCTACCACTACTGACCACGAGAAAGGCTAAGGTGGTATTATATACTTCAAAGCACAACTTTGGTCAGACACACATCATTTACGGCCTGCTTTCAGTTTTCTAAGGAAAAAAGGTTTACCTACAACAAgaacaaatattcagaaaaatatgCTGTGATTCACAAAAGATTTGCCCCCCCTTAAATCTACAAGCTTCAAAAGCTCTGCTTATTTATATCAAGTCACAATGTTCTCTAGGTTTCAGCCCCCTAAATCTAGAACCTGGAAATATTGATGCTTTAACCTAGATCTCATAGACACAAGGCCCAAAGCGGACCCTTGGGGACGCCCAACAGCACCATGCCTGCCACCCGCAGTCACCTGGCTGCCAAGCTGGGACTCTCTCTCCCAGAGCCCTGCCGCTGCACAGCACTATGTTTCTCCTCCTCAGTGCGCCCATCGTCATTCTCCATGGCGATACGCAGGCGGTACTGGGGGCTCGCCTCAATCTCTCTTGCCAGCTGGGCCGCACGCAGCTCCCGCTGCCGGAACTCTTCAGAATTGTCCTTTTCCAAGGGTACCCTGACCAGCACCATCCCAATGCCAAGGACAAAAGTAGAGAAAGACTTTCATCAGTCCTGTAACCAACTGAGGCACTCCCTTTGCAAGTCAGCCAACATTTAAACCAATATCTAGTGGGTCCCAGGCAGAGCTCCAAGCAGGTCTCTAATCTATAGGCACCTGGATATttgaatattttgctttttatttatcaaCAGGCaagggacagagacacagaacATGCTCTGATCCACTGGTGAGCCCCCTGCAAATGCCTgacaagccagggctgggcaaaggTGGAAGCCAGGCCTTCTGAAgcatggcagaaacccaatggcctgagccatcaccactgcttcctggTGTCTATGTCGGAAGAAGTTGGAAGTGGGAACTGTGACCTAAACTCAGGTcctccgggcccggcggcgtggcctagcggctaaagttctcgccttgaaagccccggttctaatcccagcagctccacttcccatccagctccctgcttgtggcctgggaaagcagttgaggacggcccaatgctttgggaccctgcacccgtgtgggagacccagaagaggttccaggttcccggcttcggatcggcacgcatcggcccgttgtggctcacttggggagtgaatcatcggacggaagctcttcctctctgtctctcctcttctctgtatatctgagtttgtaataaaacaaataaatctaaaaaaaaaataataaaaaaataaactcaggTCCTCCAATGGGGGCAGGAGCATCTTAAACCACCAAGCAAGAGGCCCAGCCCAAATGCATGTACATAAAATCCTTCTAGACTGTTCCACCTAGAGACCTGCATGGGTTTGCAATTCCCACCTATggaacaaacattaaaaataagttgaaataaaaacaaataagtaaatacaagtTCTAGAGGCAAGGTATGGGTGGATGAACCCATGCGAGTGAGCTGGAATCAGAAAACCTTGAAGGGGGCAGTTTACAAAGTATaccaggaatgggggaagggcAACCTGGATCCCCAGAAAAGCATGAGCAGACTACGTCTGTCCCACCTAAAAGCTCGGCCTTCTGGGACTGACCCAGCACCCCACACCACGCCACCTGGAAAGCATCAAGACACTCACGTGTAAGAAGACAAACTACTATCGTAGGTAGTCTTCACACCGTAGTTCTCCTCATTGAACTTGAACATTTCATTGGGGTCCCACCCATTGGACTAGGGGAAGGGGGGGGAGGGAAAATGTTTAAAACCAACAATGACATGTCAAGCCCCTCTCACTAGGTTAAAGACTTTAAAATGTGAGCAAACCAAGAACGGGAAAGCAGAGGCGCCACTGGTGGGCGTTTGACCCACTAGAACCAGATATGTGCAGCACAAAGTGGCACTAACCAATAAAACTGACAAACCCTAAAGCCTAGCAAGTCTCATGGAGCTGTACTCTGGAGGCATCCTGGCCCATGTACATGGGGAATACATGTGCTACAAGTTCAATGAGGCACCCTTTTTAAGCAAAACAAAGGCAAGTAACACAGATCAGTTAAGGCCATAAGACAAATTCAATGAGGTGCTTACATACATGAGCACGCATGTACAGAAATAAAACAGTACACTAGAGCTAATAAGTTAGACCTAAGTGTCAACATGAAAACTCATACAGAAAGTCAAAGTAAAGCCTTGCACAAACATCAAAGCATAAACACATCTGAGAAATTTTTCAGTACATCCAAGGGGCCTCCAGTGGCAATCTGGTCTACAGTTAAGACTGCAAAGATGACTGGCAGGCAATAAATACCAGCAGCTGTTTGCTTATAAGGGTAAGAGAACAGGTTTTTATGCTCTACTGTCTTCTGTTCCTTTTCATTGGATACCCTTCTCCCCAAGAACGCTCTGGGCACGAGTGGGCCTGTCCACACCCTACGTCCTGACTGCCCGCTCTGGGGAAGGGCCTCATACCATGTCAGACTCGAGGTCGTAGTCATCGCTGTTGCTGTCGCCCCCTTCCCAGCGCTGCAGCACCTTCTCTTTGTGTTCCCCATTCACCTTCGAGTTCATGGCAATGGCGGAATCAGTGAACTTGTCTGGGGGGGAAGAGTTGAAATCAGGAGTCAGATGAAATCTCAAAGCTTTTCCTATACCTTTATTTCAGGAAcacaatgtaaaaacaaaaaccaaaccagaacaaaagaaaaacaaaatccaccaccaataaaaagcaagcaaaaaagctTGGTATTAATAGTTCGTGATgaataagaattaaaaattaaatagggGAAAAGGTGATGAACAAGCCAGAATCCACCTAATCATGTATTAGACATCAAGAAAATCCCAGCCATCTCCCCCAGATAAAAAGGTggtaaagaaggagaaaaaaaaaaatccagccaacatgtctccctgcacacccctcccctaCCCCATGGCCCCCACCAACCTTTAGTAGCGTAATTGAAGTCAACATTTCGGAAGTGGACGAGCATCACGTCACTCGGCTTGAACACCATCGTGTCCACAATATCCTCCCGCCGGGGACCACCTGCTGGCTCAGATACCTTCCGGTGCACAGCATCCACGGCTAGTTCAAACTACAGAAGTCCCATCCCCCGAAGTCAGGAATCCAGTGTCAAGAAACGTGAAGGCAGAAAGAGGACTACTTCCCAGCAACATTCTCCTGTGAACCCACTCCTCAGTGTCAACCAAAGCCTGAAACTTCAAGTCCTCGGCCAGGACTGTGAACACCACTGCCACCCAGTCCACAGTCTCAACTCCATTCTCCTCATCCTCTGTCCTCTAACTCCCCAACGCTGACCATCTGAGTACACTGACCTTGGAGCTCAGAGTCTTGAAGATACCCTCATAGGTGGTGCCATTTTTCACTTTGACATCACAAGTGGAGCCCTAGTGGGATAAAGAGCTAAAAAGCGTGCCCCAGAAAACAGACCCCTCACATTCCTCAAAGTACTCATGGCTAAGTCCCCACTTACCACAACAGCAGTAAGGAAATGCAGCATCCTCGAATTGTTATAAACACCTTCAAACACCTGTCAGGACGGAGACATCAAGGAGCAGCCAGTTGACAGCTTGCCTTCTAAACTGTCACATTCTATTGCTGCCCACTTAGCCCTCCCTGTGCCCATTTGACCATTTCTGCACCGAatctcccccaaactcccaagtATTTGTTTTTGAGGTCCCCTTTTTCTACTGGGAGGAAAAGGCACTCACAGGTGACTGTGGAGGCCCCTTCCCTGTGCTCTGGCCCCTGTAAGAGAAGGAAACAGGACACGTGTTACCGCAGTGCTGAATCCCCTATACACCAGCAACGACCGATACATGCTAGAACCACGTACTGGGAAGGTTCTGATTGAGGCTACCAGCCAGTCAATCAACAGAGCTTCCAAACTGATACTCAACACCTTCCTTCCCGATGCCAGTGAAGAGGACCCCGCTCAGCAGCAGCTGTCACTTCACTCTAAATTCCAATGCCACACGAGATTCCCACTTtctcggggggtggggggaagctgcAGGCTTCCAACAGGTCAACG
It contains:
- the ATXN2L gene encoding ataxin-2-like protein isoform X5; the protein is MLKPQPSQQTSQPQQPPPPAPQAVARRPPGGTSPPNGGLPGPLAAASTPPGPPAAASPCLGPAAAAGSGLRRGAEGILAPQPPQQQQHPERSGAGAIGSARGQSTGKGPPQSPVFEGVYNNSRMLHFLTAVVGSTCDVKVKNGTTYEGIFKTLSSKFELAVDAVHRKVSEPAGGPRREDIVDTMVFKPSDVMLVHFRNVDFNYATKDKFTDSAIAMNSKVNGEHKEKVLQRWEGGDSNSDDYDLESDMSNGWDPNEMFKFNEENYGVKTTYDSSLSSYTVPLEKDNSEEFRQRELRAAQLAREIEASPQYRLRIAMENDDGRTEEEKHSAVQRQGSGRESPSLAAREGKYIPLPQRVREGPRGGVRCSSSRGGRPGLSSLPPRGPHHLDSSSPGPGAEARGINGGPSRMSPKAQRPLRGAKTLSSPSSRPSGEASLPSPPTAPPFLPVGRMYPPRSPKSAAPAPISASCPEPPIGSAVAASSASIPVTSSVTDPTVGSVSPASPKISLAPTDVKELPTKEPGRALEPQELARITGKVPGLQNEQKRFQLEELRKFGAQFKLQSSSSPDTSLDAFPPRILKEEAKGKEKEVDGLLASEPLGSPVSSKTEAALDKEDKASLAAAGGTEGPEQPQPSCPSQTGSPPVGLLKGDDKDEGPVAEQVKKSTLNPNAKEFNPTKPLLSVNKSTSTPTSPGPRTHSTPSIPVLTAGQSGLYSPQYISYIPQIHMGPAVQAPQMYPYPVSNSVPGQQGKYRGAKGSLPPQRSDQHQPASAPPMMQAAAAAGPPLVAATPYSSYIPYNPQQFPGQPAMMQPMAHYPSQPVFAPMLQSNPRMLTSGSHPQAIVSSSTPQYPSAEQPTPQALYATVHQSYPHHATQLHAHQPQPATTPTGSQPQSQHAAPSPVQQHQAGQAPHLGSGQPQQNLYHPGALTGTPPSLPPGPSAQSPQSSFPQPAAVYAIHPHQQLPHGFTNMAHVTQAHVQTGITAAPPPHPGAPHPPQVMLLHPPQSHGGPPQGAVPQSGVPALSASTPSPYPYIGHPQVCRVGRSHSRRRQGLAPGSVLCFPPSSLSCDPAAPLPTASPALSDPDCLLT
- the ATXN2L gene encoding ataxin-2-like protein isoform X12; this encodes MLKPQPSQQTSQPQQPPPPAPQAVARRPPGGTSPPNGGLPGPLAAASTPPGPPAAASPCLGPAAAAGSGLRRGAEGILAPQPPQQQQHPERSGAGAIGSARGQSTGKGPPQSPVFEGVYNNSRMLHFLTAVVGSTCDVKVKNGTTYEGIFKTLSSKFELAVDAVHRKVSEPAGGPRREDIVDTMVFKPSDVMLVHFRNVDFNYATKDKFTDSAIAMNSKVNGEHKEKVLQRWEGGDSNSDDYDLESDMSNGWDPNEMFKFNEENYGVKTTYDSSLSSYTVPLEKDNSEEFRQRELRAAQLAREIEASPQYRLRIAMENDDGRTEEEKHSAVQRQGSGRESPSLAAREGKYIPLPQRVREGPRGGVRCSSSRGGRPGLSSLPPRGPHHLDSSSPGPGAEARGINGGPSRMSPKAQRPLRGAKTLSSPSSRPSGEASLPSPPTVGRMYPPRSPKSAAPAPISASCPEPPIGSAVAASSASIPVTSSVTDPTVGSVSPASPKISLAPTDVKELPTKEPGRALEPQELARITGKVPGLQNEQKRFQLEELRKFGAQFKLQSSSSPDTSLDAFPPRILKEEAKGKEKEVDGLLASEPLGSPVSSKTEAALDKEDKASLAAAGGTEGPEQPQPSCPSQTGSPPVGLLKGDDKDEGPVAEQVKKSTLNPNAKEFNPTKPLLSVNKSTSTPTSPGPRTHSTPSIPVLTAGQSGLYSPQYISYIPQIHMGPAVQAPQMYPYPVSNSVPGQQGKYRGAKGSLPPQRSDQHQPASAPPMMQAAAAAGPPLVAATPYSSYIPYNPQQFPGQPAMMQPMAHYPSQPVFAPMLQSNPRMLTSGSHPQAIVSSSTPQYPSAEQPTPQALYATVHQSYPHHATQLHAHQPQPATTPTGSQPQSQHAAPSPVQHQAGQAPHLGSGQPQQNLYHPGALTGTPPSLPPGPSAQSPQSSFPQPAAVYAIHPHQQLPHGFTNMAHVTQAHVQTGITAAPPPHPGAPHPPQVMLLHPPQSHGGPPQGAVPQSGVPALSASTPSPYPYIGHPQGEQPGQAPGFPGGADDRIREFSLAGGIWHGRAEGLQVGQDARVLGGE